TTTGGGGCAATTCGTCACTTTTCACTTCGTGATATTCGTTGCCATTTATCGTGATGTTTGGTCCCTGAGCACAATTTCCCATGCACAGGGAACCCTCGATGCGAACGGAGTCGCTAATCCCGTGAGATCGCAGGAATTCTTCGATAATCTGCAGGTTTTCCCGGTTTTCACGGGCGAAACAGGAGCTTCCCATGCAAATCAGTATCTTCTTCATTTTACTCTTCTTTGGGCTTCCTTGGTGATGAGTTCCTTGATCTGAGCAAGTTCCGCTTTGTGGATCACGGTTTCTCCCACCGAGACGTTGGGGCCTTTGTCACATTTTTCACTGCAGAAAGTGGCGGCAATGTCGAAATAATTGCCCCAGGCGTTTTCTTCCACCATCTGAAGGGTTTTTGCCAGGATATCCTGGGATCCTCTGAGGTAGCAGGAAGTTCCCACGCAAACGCGGATCTTGCAGCGGTCTTCCCCTTCGCCTGTGCTGAGGCTGAGTTCGTCATCGTCGATGCGCTTGCGGTGTTTGTAAGCTGTGTGCAGCAGGTGATGAGACTTGTCGCTGTTCGGCTCTTCCAAAAGCGACTGATAGAGTTCCTGGATAAAGGGGTTATCCTGGGCACGGTGCAAGGTCATCACTTTGTCCGCGTGATACAGTTGTTCTGTGCGTTTGTGACGCTGTTTTCTGCTGTGAACTATGGGTTGACCCGCGCCACCTGTGCAGCCACCCGGGCAAGCCATCACTTCCACGATGTCGTATTCCGCTTCGCCAGCAATGATTTTGTCGCACAATTCCTGGGCATTTCTGAGGCCATGCACCACAGCCATCTTGAGGTTTCCGTCTGCCAAAATGGCTTCACGCATACCGGACGCACCGCGAACTTCTTGAAGCACAATGTTTTCCGGAACGGGGATGCCAAATTTATCGGCAGCATAGCGCAGCACGGCTTCCGAAACACCGCCACTATTGCCAAAGATAACTCCAGCGCCTGTGGCAAAGCCCAGAGGCAGGTCCATGGATTCAGGTTCCAGACTGGCAAAATCGATGCCCGCTTCCTTGATCATACGGCCGATTTCCTGAGTGGTGATGGCCCAATCCACATCGGCAATGCCGTCATGGATAAATTCCGGGCGTTTGCACTCATATTTCTTGGCGGTGCAAGGCATGATTGAAACCACAACGAGGTCTTCTTTTTTCACATTCAACTTTTCGGGCAGAACCTCTTTGGCGATCGAGCCGAACATTTGTTGGGGAGATTGACAGCTGGAAAGGTTCTCCAACAGTGAAGGATAGTTATGCTCAGCATATTTCACCCAAGCGGGACAGCAGGAAGTGAAGATCGGCAATTTGCCGCCGTTGGATTTGCGATTGATAAATTCTGTGGCTTCCTCAACCACGGTGAGGTCGGCGGCGAAAGCAGTGTCATAGACCTGATCAAAACCAATCACGCGCAGAGCAGCCACGAGTTTACCCATGTTCAGTTCGCTGGGAGGGAGATTGAACATTTCGCCCAAAGCCACACGCACCGCAGGAGCAATCTGAGCGACCACGGTCTTCTGGGGATCGTAAATCGCTTCCCAAACCTTGTCGATATGCGGTTTTACAACGATGGCTCCAGTGGGACAGACAGCGGCACACTGGCCGCAATTCACACAATCCACCTGTTGCAGGCTCTTGCCATAAGCCGCGGCCACATTCACATCTTGTCCGCGCCGGGCAAAGTCAATCACGCCGATGCCTTGAATTTCATCGCAGAAGCGCACGCAATCTCCGCAGAGAACGCATTTATTGGGATCCCTGATCAGACATTCGCTGCCCAAATCCATGGGCTTGAAATCACGGGTTCTGCGATAGCGAACCTCATCAATGCTGAGTCTGTTTGAAAGATCGCGCAATTTGCAATCGTTGGCACGGCTGCATTTTGGGCATTCCTGGTCGTGGTTTGCCAAAAGCATTTCCACGATGGTTTTGCGAAGCTGAAGAATCTGTTGGGTGTGGGTCTTGACCCTCATTCCTTCAAAAGGCTCTGTGGAACAGGATGTGACCAGACCCCTGCCTTCCACTTCCACCATGCAGAGACGGCAGGCGCCATATAAGCTCAGGTCGCTGTGATAGCAAAACGTGGGAATGTCGATATGGGCCTTGCGGGCAAGGTCAAGAACGTTGGTTTCACCTTCCCAGACCACCGGACGATCGTTTATATATACGAGTTTTTCCATTTATTTTTCCTCTTAGCTGATGGCTTTAAATTTACAGGCGCTGATGCAAGCGCCACATTTGATGCAGATCATGGGGTCGATCTTGTGGGGTTTTTTCACTTCGCCAGAAATGGCACCAACAGGACAGACGCGTTTGCAAAGCGTGCAGCCCACACAGATTTCGGGATCGATGGAAATGGGGGTTAAGGCTTTGCAATTCTTTGTAGGGCAATATTTAGCTTTAACGTGTGCTTCATATTCGTCGCGGAAATAGCGCAGGGTGGAAAGCACGGGGTTGGGAGCTGATTTTCCCAGTCCGCATAGCGAAGTGAGTTTAACAGTTCTTCCAGTTTCTTCAAGCAATTCAAGTGTTGCCTCGGTGGCTTCACCCTTGGTGATGTCTTCCAGCATTTCCAGCATCTGGCGGGTTCCTTCACGGCAGGGGACGCATTTTCCACAGGATTCGTGTTGGGTGAAGGTCATGAAATAGCGGGCGGTTTCCACCATGCAGGTGCTGTCGTTCATCACCACCATTCCACCGGAGCCCACCATGGCGCCGATTGAGCCAAGGGAGTCGAAATCAAGAGGCAGATCAAGGTGTTCGCGAGTGAGACAGCCTCCACTGGGACCGCCAATCTGGACAGCCTTGAAGGCGTCGTTATTGATTTTTCCGTCTTTATCCAAAACTCCGCCGCCAATCTCAAACACGATTTCGCGAATGGTGGTTCCGAAGGGAACTTCGATAAGACCAGTGTTTGCCACGTGGCCTGTGAGGGCGAATGTTTTGGTGCCGGGGGATTTGACGGTTCCGATTTTACGATAATTTTCCGGTCCTTTCTGCATCACAATCGGAACGAGGGCAAGGGTTTCCACGTTGTTGATCACGGTTGGTTTGCCAAAAAGACCTTTTTGGGCTGGGAAGGGAGGCTTGGGGTTTGGCATACCGCGTTTTCCTTCTATGGAAGAAAGCAGAGCGGTTTCCTCGCCGCAAACGAAGGCTCCGGCGCCTTCCATCACTTGGATGTGGAAGCTCTGGCCGGATCCAAATACATCGTCACCCAAAATGCCCATTTCATTGGCCACTTTGATGGCTTTGCGGATGCGAGAGCAAGCAAGCGGATATTCCATGCGCACATACACATAACCTTCATCAGCACCAACCGCGCGCGCGGCAATCAACATGCCTTCAATCACGCTGTGGGGGTTTCCTTCCAAAATGGAGCGGTCCATGAATGCGCCGGGGTCACCCTCGTCGCCATTGCAAACCACATATTTTTTCTCGCCCTCGGCTATGCGGGCAAAATTCCATTTCATACCGGTGGAAAATCCGCCACCGCCACGTCCGCGCAAGCCGCTGTCCTGGTATAACTTGCATAGTTCCTCAGGACTGTATTTGGTGAAAGCGTCGCGTGCGGCGAAATAGCCACCGTGGGCGATGTATTCATTGATATTTTGAGGGTCAACGTTTCCGCAATCCTTGAGCCCGGTGCGGGATTGTTTGGTGTAAAAAGGGATTTCTTCGGGACCTTTGTAGCCTTTGCCGGTGAGAGGATCCTGATAGAGCAGGCGCTCGATCACCTCGTCCTTTGCCACGGAGCGGGAAACAATTTCTTCGGCGTCACTTGGCTTCACATGGCCATACATGATCCCGTTGGGTTCGATCATCACCAGCGGACCAACCTGGCAAAATCCCTGGCAGCCGCTGCCGATCATATATACGTCGTGGTGTTTATGCTCTTTGGGATCTTCGCTTTTCAGCGAAACGGTCACCTCCATTCCAGACAGAGCGATGGCGTTTTTAATCGCTTCGAAAACCTTGAGCGAACCATTCGCGATGCAACCTGTTCCGGCACAAACAATGATGCGTTTTTTGCACAACGCGCGCGCATCGTTGTATCTTTCCCTGATCTGTTCCAAGTTAGGCATTTTCCTTCTCCTCTGCGTCGATTTTGTCCAAAATGGCCATGGCCTCATCGGGCGTGATCTGACCATGTACTTCGTCGTCCACCACCAGCACCGGAGCAAGCCCGCAGGCGCCCAGGCAGGAAACCGTTTCAAAGGTGTACATCATGTCGTCGGTGGTGATTTTTTTGTCTGTGAGGCTCAAGCGCTTGCGGATAGCGTCGATAACCGCGGAAGATCCTCTAACGTGGCAGGCTGTGCCGTCGCACATTTTCAAAATGTGTTTTCCCTTGGGCTCCAAGGAAAAATGGCTGTAAAAAGTCGCCACTCCATACAATCTGGCGGGAGAAACTCCCAGAGAAGTGGCAATGAAAGTGAGCACTTCCTGAGGCAGGTAGCGATATTCTTCCTGAACCGCCTGCAGGATGGGGATGATCTTTGTTTCGCTGCGTTCGTAGCGATCAATGATCTCCATCACTTTGTTAAAGCTGTGTGCTGCAGAGTTCTGTGTACTCATTTTTACCCCTGTTTTTTATTTTTTATTTTTTGAATTTGCATTTTCAAGGTTGCCGTTTGGACGGCGCTCCGCCACACGGCGGGAAAGAACAGCAAGAGACGCGCTCATATCGATGTTTTCCACGATCACATCTTCCGGAACATTCAGAATGGCGGAACTGAAATTCCAGATCGCCATAACCCCATTTTCCACCATTACGTCGCAAACGCCCTGTGCTTCAGATGCCGGTACAGTAATAATTCCGATGTGAACATGAATGCGCGAAATAAGGTTACCCAATTTTTCCAGAGGGTGAATCCTGATCTTGTTGAAAACAGTTCCCACCAATTCGGTATCGTTGTCGAAAGCTGCCAGAATTCGTAAACCACGTTTTTCCAGTCCGCTGTAGCCCATAATAGCCTTGCCCAGATGGCCTGCGCCAACCAGAAAACAAGAAGACAGATCGTCCCAATTCAAGGTGAGTTCAATGGCTCGGATCAAATCCTGGATGTTGTGTCCGACCTTGGGCGTGCCCACCACTTTGGTATAGGCCAGGTCCCGGCGCACCTGTGTCATGTGAACGCCGGTGAGTTCTGCGATTTTGGTGGCAGATACCATGGTCAGGCCTTCACCCTTGAACTGTTTCAAGGCTTCCAGATATTGGGGCAGCCGCCTTAGCGTTAAAAGCGGTATGGCTTCCATTTACGTCTCCTTGTGCGCTGAATATTGCTATCTGAAGTCGATAATTTTATATCGATATAAATTGTCAAGATAAATCTGCACGCCTTGTCAGGAATGATGTTTAAAAAGGGTTTACGAGACAGGTATTGCATTGTTATATGGAAGCTTACGAGGCACCAAATCTTACATTAAGTTTGTTTCGGTTGGATCAAAAACTGGAATAAAGGGAGGGTCAGTCCAACGAAAACAAAAAACACATCAATTGTGTGGCCAGCATTTGCAGTGGAGTTTTCCAGATTTTCTCCCACCCAAAAAAGCCCACCCTGTTGAGGTAGGCTTTGATGCCTTGTGGCAAAAAAATAAGTTGTTATTCCACCCAACTATATTTGATAGTGGGCTTGGCAGTTGGGTCGGGATCGTCGATGGAATAGGAATCAGCTTCCACATCGTATGTGACAACGATTCCTTCGCGACCGAATTTTTCGGTGGTGGTCATTACAACCTTTCCATCTTCGGACCATTCGAATTTGAATTCTTCGGTGTTGAATTTCTTGGGGTCATCAATGAATTCAAGATTTGGAGGCCAATCTCCAAAATCGTCTTGTTGCTTCAGGATTTTGGCCTTGCTGGCGATTTCCTCAAAATGGGGAAATACTGTTTCAAATTTAGCGAGCAAAGCGGCTTCCTGGGCTTTTTCCTTCTGCATTTGCTTCATTCCAAACGCGAAAATGAAGATTACACCGGCAATCAGCAGAAAAATAAGAATCTCGATGAGGCCAAGGCGGGCCGCCACCTTTTTTGGGGCGGGCGCCGAATCCGGCTTGGACACTGGTTTTGAAGCCGGTTTGGGCGTTTCAATTTTTTTATCGTTTTTCTGTGTATCGGACATTTTATCCTCCCAGACATTCATCTTTTTTTTCACAATTTCCAAAGCCGGAATTTTGTCAAAGCATTTATTAGATTCCCCAAAATTTGAAGGAGCGCTGGAGCATTAAACCGTGGGAAATCTGCGCCTGGCTAGGTTCATATTTCAGATTGTAGGCAAGGCGGAATTGGTGGGGCAAATACCAACGGAGGGAGCTGTCGTGTGAAACCACTATCTCGGTTTGGTT
This window of the Candidatus Cloacimonadota bacterium genome carries:
- a CDS encoding NADH-quinone oxidoreductase subunit NuoF, whose amino-acid sequence is MPNLEQIRERYNDARALCKKRIIVCAGTGCIANGSLKVFEAIKNAIALSGMEVTVSLKSEDPKEHKHHDVYMIGSGCQGFCQVGPLVMIEPNGIMYGHVKPSDAEEIVSRSVAKDEVIERLLYQDPLTGKGYKGPEEIPFYTKQSRTGLKDCGNVDPQNINEYIAHGGYFAARDAFTKYSPEELCKLYQDSGLRGRGGGGFSTGMKWNFARIAEGEKKYVVCNGDEGDPGAFMDRSILEGNPHSVIEGMLIAARAVGADEGYVYVRMEYPLACSRIRKAIKVANEMGILGDDVFGSGQSFHIQVMEGAGAFVCGEETALLSSIEGKRGMPNPKPPFPAQKGLFGKPTVINNVETLALVPIVMQKGPENYRKIGTVKSPGTKTFALTGHVANTGLIEVPFGTTIREIVFEIGGGVLDKDGKINNDAFKAVQIGGPSGGCLTREHLDLPLDFDSLGSIGAMVGSGGMVVMNDSTCMVETARYFMTFTQHESCGKCVPCREGTRQMLEMLEDITKGEATEATLELLEETGRTVKLTSLCGLGKSAPNPVLSTLRYFRDEYEAHVKAKYCPTKNCKALTPISIDPEICVGCTLCKRVCPVGAISGEVKKPHKIDPMICIKCGACISACKFKAIS
- a CDS encoding (2Fe-2S) ferredoxin domain-containing protein: MKKILICMGSSCFARENRENLQIIEEFLRSHGISDSVRIEGSLCMGNCAQGPNITINGNEYHEVKSDELPQILTKELVDI
- the nuoE gene encoding NADH-quinone oxidoreductase subunit NuoE; this encodes MSTQNSAAHSFNKVMEIIDRYERSETKIIPILQAVQEEYRYLPQEVLTFIATSLGVSPARLYGVATFYSHFSLEPKGKHILKMCDGTACHVRGSSAVIDAIRKRLSLTDKKITTDDMMYTFETVSCLGACGLAPVLVVDDEVHGQITPDEAMAILDKIDAEEKENA
- a CDS encoding redox-sensing transcriptional repressor Rex, with product MEAIPLLTLRRLPQYLEALKQFKGEGLTMVSATKIAELTGVHMTQVRRDLAYTKVVGTPKVGHNIQDLIRAIELTLNWDDLSSCFLVGAGHLGKAIMGYSGLEKRGLRILAAFDNDTELVGTVFNKIRIHPLEKLGNLISRIHVHIGIITVPASEAQGVCDVMVENGVMAIWNFSSAILNVPEDVIVENIDMSASLAVLSRRVAERRPNGNLENANSKNKK
- a CDS encoding 2Fe-2S iron-sulfur cluster binding domain-containing protein encodes the protein MEKLVYINDRPVVWEGETNVLDLARKAHIDIPTFCYHSDLSLYGACRLCMVEVEGRGLVTSCSTEPFEGMRVKTHTQQILQLRKTIVEMLLANHDQECPKCSRANDCKLRDLSNRLSIDEVRYRRTRDFKPMDLGSECLIRDPNKCVLCGDCVRFCDEIQGIGVIDFARRGQDVNVAAAYGKSLQQVDCVNCGQCAAVCPTGAIVVKPHIDKVWEAIYDPQKTVVAQIAPAVRVALGEMFNLPPSELNMGKLVAALRVIGFDQVYDTAFAADLTVVEEATEFINRKSNGGKLPIFTSCCPAWVKYAEHNYPSLLENLSSCQSPQQMFGSIAKEVLPEKLNVKKEDLVVVSIMPCTAKKYECKRPEFIHDGIADVDWAITTQEIGRMIKEAGIDFASLEPESMDLPLGFATGAGVIFGNSGGVSEAVLRYAADKFGIPVPENIVLQEVRGASGMREAILADGNLKMAVVHGLRNAQELCDKIIAGEAEYDIVEVMACPGGCTGGAGQPIVHSRKQRHKRTEQLYHADKVMTLHRAQDNPFIQELYQSLLEEPNSDKSHHLLHTAYKHRKRIDDDELSLSTGEGEDRCKIRVCVGTSCYLRGSQDILAKTLQMVEENAWGNYFDIAATFCSEKCDKGPNVSVGETVIHKAELAQIKELITKEAQRRVK